A stretch of DNA from Nitrospira sp. KM1:
TTGCCATCAGGATAAGCTAGTGCAGACGGGGATCTACTGGTGCTGCGGGGTATGTCGCTATGCCATTACGCATGCCGCTCTTCTCGTCGACTGCGGCGAGACAGTAGTGCGTGCCTCATACCATCGAGAGTCGCAGGGCGGTCTGAAGCCATCCTGATGACATCAACGACGGTCCATCCGATCATGGGTTTTTACATGAGCGGTTGGGCATTGAAAGAGAGGGGCACGTGATACGCATCGGAGACAAAGCGTTGACGTTTCGCTTTCCAGCCGTCGTCGACGGCGAAGTGTTCTACGTCGATACTGAAAAACTCTTGGGACAGTGGGTCGTCCTCAGTTTTGTACCCGTTCTTGGAGAATCCGAGCGCGCGATTTGGAATCGGCAAGGGAAACAGTTGATCGCGCTGGGAGCGGCCCTGCTCGTGGTTCCATCCGAGGCCCGGGCTGTTCACCAGGCGCGGTTTCTTCGTGCAGGGCAAATGTACTTCACGATGGTCGGCGATCCGCTGGAACGGTTGCAGCGCCTCTACGGAGACCGGACCGCACAGTCAATGGGACGTGGGCGAACGTTTCTGATC
This window harbors:
- a CDS encoding redoxin domain-containing protein, which produces MIRIGDKALTFRFPAVVDGEVFYVDTEKLLGQWVVLSFVPVLGESERAIWNRQGKQLIALGAALLVVPSEARAVHQARFLRAGQMYFTMVGDPLERLQRLYGDRTAQSMGRGRTFLIDPEGFVRFHLLHTVSERGMTLLIELLQAHQASETQYRSASAGRLRQAQACGPRPSTTSGKIRAMRRDVSVS